From a single Nostoc sp. MS1 genomic region:
- a CDS encoding glycosyltransferase family 9 protein: protein MRVVALVPGGIGDQILFFPTLDDLKRYYPKAQLDVVVEPRSKAAYRVSKSVNDILTFDYKDRNSLADWGNLVGTMRDREYDVAIVAAQSWLVGLMLWLTGIPTRIGYQGKGASFLTKTVLPKSSQYGATVYHDLLKPIDITTPTPELAVNVPKPDIEWANNEQKRLGLNDTGYVLIHGGSSWTSQSKTLDTVYPVGKWQEIIQDFRQKQPDLPVVVIQGPDDEQFVRSLRDSSLEIKVISPDNVGKLTAIIAGANLMLTTDSAPLHLSVAVQTYTIALLGSTEPTKLLPNSDKFLGIKSPTGRVADIAPKTVLEKVWGG from the coding sequence ATGCGAGTAGTAGCCCTTGTACCTGGCGGAATTGGCGATCAAATTCTGTTTTTTCCGACTCTAGACGATCTGAAGCGCTATTACCCAAAAGCGCAGTTGGATGTTGTTGTGGAACCCCGGTCAAAGGCTGCCTACCGGGTGAGTAAGTCAGTCAATGATATACTGACCTTCGATTACAAAGACCGAAACAGCCTAGCCGATTGGGGAAATCTGGTCGGCACGATGCGCGATCGCGAGTATGATGTGGCGATCGTTGCTGCACAAAGCTGGTTAGTGGGTTTAATGCTCTGGTTGACGGGTATTCCCACACGTATCGGCTACCAAGGCAAAGGTGCGTCATTCCTTACCAAAACTGTACTACCGAAATCTTCTCAGTATGGGGCGACAGTTTACCACGATTTACTTAAACCAATCGACATCACAACCCCTACGCCGGAGTTAGCGGTAAATGTGCCGAAACCTGATATTGAATGGGCAAACAACGAGCAAAAGCGCCTGGGACTTAATGATACAGGTTACGTTCTGATTCATGGCGGCTCTAGCTGGACATCTCAGTCTAAGACTTTGGATACAGTTTACCCTGTGGGAAAATGGCAAGAAATCATACAAGATTTTCGCCAAAAGCAGCCAGATTTACCTGTAGTGGTGATACAAGGCCCTGATGATGAGCAATTTGTGCGATCGCTGCGAGATTCTTCGTTAGAAATTAAGGTTATATCTCCTGATAATGTCGGTAAACTAACGGCGATAATTGCAGGAGCTAACTTAATGCTGACTACCGATAGTGCGCCACTACATTTAAGTGTGGCAGTACAAACCTATACCATTGCATTGTTAGGCTCAACAGAACCTACAAAATTGCTACCAAACAGCGATAAATTTTTAGGAATTAAATCTCCTACAGGTAGGGTAGCTGATATTGCACCCAAGACTGTGTTAGAGAAAGTTTGGGGAGGTTAA
- a CDS encoding CRR6 family NdhI maturation factor, whose protein sequence is MTITIAINTDAVNTLDLSPAHTVIKPLLLDGTIASHEQQLNFAIDYPLEPGDPRELPEIPELRLWFIRLDAKYPWLPFLLDWKAGELGRYAAMLVPHQFSAKEGIQYNPEALEIFLMHKIFILSDWLKQQDIPWQSRLKSMAQMLGYELDDAFFEMF, encoded by the coding sequence ATGACAATTACGATCGCAATCAATACTGACGCTGTTAATACCCTTGATTTATCACCAGCCCATACGGTGATTAAGCCACTGCTGCTAGATGGAACCATCGCTTCCCACGAACAGCAGTTAAATTTTGCTATTGACTATCCCCTAGAACCTGGCGATCCCCGTGAATTGCCAGAAATTCCCGAATTAAGGCTGTGGTTTATCCGCTTAGATGCTAAATATCCTTGGTTGCCATTTTTACTAGACTGGAAAGCAGGCGAATTGGGACGTTACGCCGCCATGCTTGTACCGCATCAATTCAGCGCCAAGGAGGGCATTCAGTACAACCCCGAAGCATTAGAAATCTTTTTGATGCACAAAATCTTTATTTTAAGCGATTGGTTAAAACAACAAGATATACCCTGGCAATCACGCCTTAAATCTATGGCACAAATGCTAGGTTACGAATTAGATGATGCGTTTTTTGAAATGTTTTAG
- a CDS encoding 2-succinylbenzoate--CoA ligase, with product MKQPLAYLNHQNYDDWLIGYDSRELHQLATQLYKELTQLSARNTSPKIIISENQPIRFLASFIAACAANCHIFLCNPDWGEQEWHQVFNLVQPDIIWGQINSKYRNLTSYLSVPLLGGVRGELLPTFHSPSIMIPTGGSSGQIKFAIHTWETLIASVQGFKEYFQLAQVNSFCVLPLYHVSGLMQFMRSFTTDGKLAILPFKALEKYQIYQIEPTDFFISLVPTQLQRLLENAELTAWLSKFKTVLLGGAPAWKELLEKAKYYNIRLAPTYGMTETASQVATLKPDDFLNGKINSGQILPHAQVKICNQHGIILPANQIGNVTIQAQSLSLGYYPNIEEKNYLQVDDIGFLDEQGYLNIVGRNSDKIITGGENIYPIEIESVIRATQMVVDVCVLGIPDKQWGQALTAIYIPKDNNTSADEIKTILSHQLSRFKIPKHWISIDNLPRNAQGKVNRQELQQIAALKLGK from the coding sequence ATGAAACAACCTTTAGCCTATCTTAACCACCAAAATTATGATGATTGGCTGATTGGTTATGACAGCCGTGAACTTCATCAACTAGCCACACAACTATATAAAGAACTTACACAATTATCAGCAAGGAATACATCACCAAAAATTATCATATCTGAAAATCAACCTATTAGATTTCTAGCAAGTTTTATTGCTGCCTGTGCTGCTAACTGCCATATTTTTCTCTGTAATCCAGACTGGGGTGAACAAGAATGGCATCAAGTATTTAATTTAGTACAACCAGATATTATTTGGGGACAAATCAATTCAAAATATAGAAATCTCACCTCATATCTTTCTGTTCCCCTCCTGGGAGGGGTTAGGGGTGAGTTACTCCCCACTTTCCACTCTCCATCAATCATGATTCCCACAGGTGGTTCATCAGGACAAATTAAATTTGCTATCCACACATGGGAAACACTAATAGCTTCTGTGCAAGGATTTAAAGAATATTTTCAACTTGCGCAAGTTAACTCATTTTGTGTTTTACCGCTATACCATGTGAGTGGCTTAATGCAGTTTATGCGTTCTTTTACCACAGATGGTAAATTAGCTATTTTACCTTTCAAAGCATTAGAAAAATATCAAATATACCAAATTGAACCTACAGATTTTTTTATATCTTTAGTACCAACACAACTACAAAGGCTACTAGAAAACGCCGAATTAACTGCATGGTTATCTAAATTTAAAACTGTGCTTTTAGGTGGTGCGCCTGCTTGGAAAGAATTATTAGAAAAAGCCAAATACTACAATATTAGATTAGCGCCTACCTACGGCATGACAGAAACCGCCTCTCAAGTAGCTACTCTTAAACCAGATGATTTTTTAAATGGTAAAATTAACAGTGGTCAAATACTGCCTCATGCTCAAGTAAAAATTTGTAATCAACATGGGATAATTTTACCAGCCAATCAAATAGGTAATGTTACAATTCAGGCTCAATCTTTATCACTTGGTTATTATCCAAATATTGAAGAAAAGAATTATTTACAGGTAGATGATATAGGTTTTTTAGATGAGCAAGGTTATCTAAATATTGTTGGTAGAAACAGCGATAAAATAATTACAGGTGGAGAAAATATTTATCCTATAGAAATAGAATCAGTGATACGCGCTACACAAATGGTTGTTGATGTTTGTGTACTTGGCATACCTGATAAACAATGGGGACAAGCATTAACAGCAATTTATATTCCCAAGGATAACAACACATCTGCTGATGAAATCAAAACTATCCTCTCTCATCAACTCAGTAGATTTAAAATACCTAAACATTGGATTTCCATAGATAACTTACCACGTAATGCCCAAGGTAAAGTTAATCGTCAGGAATTACAACAGATAGCTGCTTTGAAGTTGGGGAAATGA
- a CDS encoding o-succinylbenzoate synthase translates to MAYQFEFRPIARKFLRSLVTSHGIWEVREAIILRLTDTNGNVSWGEIAPISWFGSETLEQALDFCHQLPQEITQEIIYSIPDSLPACQFGFESAIENSKFKIQNSKLNNFSSSPTLREAKATSSPPPHLTYSALLPAGEAALDQWHSLWNEGYRTFKWKIGVGEIAQELKIFELLIQSLPTTAKLRLDANGGLGYHQAHTWLQACDNLPIKIEFIEQPLSVDKFSQMLVLSEAYSTAIALDESVATLKQLADCYEKGWRDVFVIKPAIIGSPSRLRQFCQQHEIDAVFSSVFETAIARQAALKLAAELSRYKRAVGFGVNHFFAEECENNVLF, encoded by the coding sequence ATGGCTTATCAGTTTGAATTTCGCCCCATAGCTAGAAAATTTTTGCGATCGCTAGTTACTAGTCATGGTATTTGGGAAGTACGCGAGGCAATTATTCTTCGTCTTACAGATACAAACGGTAACGTTAGTTGGGGAGAAATTGCACCTATTAGCTGGTTTGGTTCTGAGACTTTAGAACAGGCGTTGGATTTCTGTCACCAACTACCCCAAGAAATCACCCAAGAAATCATTTACTCAATTCCCGATAGTTTACCAGCTTGTCAATTTGGCTTTGAATCAGCGATAGAAAATTCAAAATTCAAAATTCAAAATTCAAAATTAAATAATTTCTCCTCATCTCCCACCCTGCGGGAAGCTAAAGCTACATCTTCCCCACCTCCCCACCTCACCTATAGCGCTTTACTCCCCGCAGGAGAAGCAGCACTAGATCAATGGCATAGCTTATGGAACGAGGGATATCGCACGTTTAAATGGAAAATTGGCGTGGGTGAGATAGCCCAAGAATTGAAGATTTTTGAATTATTGATCCAAAGTTTACCTACAACAGCGAAACTGCGGCTAGATGCAAATGGTGGACTTGGTTATCACCAAGCTCACACATGGCTACAGGCTTGTGATAATTTACCCATAAAAATCGAATTTATCGAACAGCCATTGTCAGTGGATAAATTTTCTCAAATGTTGGTATTGAGTGAAGCTTATAGCACTGCGATCGCTTTAGATGAATCTGTGGCTACCCTCAAGCAACTTGCTGATTGTTATGAGAAAGGTTGGCGGGATGTATTTGTGATCAAACCAGCCATTATTGGTTCACCCTCACGCCTGCGACAGTTTTGTCAACAGCATGAAATTGATGCGGTATTCTCATCTGTATTTGAAACTGCGATCGCCAGACAAGCAGCCTTAAAACTAGCAGCAGAATTATCTCGTTACAAAAGGGCAGTTGGTTTTGGCGTTAATCACTTTTTCGCAGAAGAATGTGAAAATAACGTCTTATTCTAA
- the menA gene encoding 2-carboxy-1,4-naphthoquinone phytyltransferase → MTTKQISRPKSKLWMAAIKPPMYSVAIMPIWVGSAVAFTDKKVFNLTIFATFIAAAILILAWENISNDVFDSETGIDINKHHSLVNLTGKKTLVFWLGNLCLISGLLGIVAIAIWQKDPTVIGIILLCCALGYMYQGPPFRLGYQGLGEILCFFAFGPLAVSAGYYSQTPTWSISSLAASVIVGIVTSLILFCSHFHQVKDDIAAGKRSPIVRLGTANGAKVLIWFTASIYPFTLLFVLLGFFPVWTLLSWLSLPYAFKLCRHVHQNHNQPEKVSNCKFIAVAVHFWACLLLGLGFVIAGV, encoded by the coding sequence ATGACTACAAAGCAAATTTCCCGTCCCAAAAGTAAGTTATGGATGGCGGCAATTAAGCCGCCTATGTATAGTGTTGCCATCATGCCCATTTGGGTAGGAAGTGCAGTAGCTTTTACAGATAAAAAAGTATTTAATTTAACAATATTTGCTACTTTTATAGCCGCCGCAATCTTAATTCTGGCTTGGGAAAATATCAGTAATGATGTATTCGATTCCGAAACAGGAATTGATATAAATAAGCATCATTCTCTGGTGAATTTAACAGGTAAGAAGACCTTAGTATTTTGGTTAGGAAATTTGTGTTTAATTTCTGGCTTACTGGGAATTGTAGCGATCGCCATTTGGCAAAAAGACCCGACAGTCATCGGTATAATTTTGCTGTGTTGTGCTTTGGGCTATATGTACCAAGGCCCTCCCTTTCGTCTAGGATATCAGGGTTTAGGGGAAATCCTCTGCTTCTTTGCTTTCGGGCCTTTAGCAGTATCCGCAGGCTATTACAGCCAAACCCCAACTTGGTCAATATCGAGTTTAGCAGCCTCAGTAATTGTCGGTATTGTCACCAGCCTAATTTTATTTTGCTCACACTTCCACCAAGTTAAAGATGATATTGCCGCCGGCAAGCGATCGCCCATTGTCCGTTTAGGTACAGCTAATGGTGCAAAAGTCCTCATTTGGTTCACAGCCAGCATTTATCCCTTCACCCTACTGTTTGTGCTGTTGGGATTTTTCCCCGTATGGACATTGTTGAGTTGGCTGAGTCTACCCTACGCCTTCAAGCTATGTCGCCACGTTCATCAAAACCACAACCAACCAGAAAAAGTTAGCAACTGTAAATTCATCGCCGTAGCCGTGCATTTCTGGGCTTGCTTGTTGTTGGGTTTGGGGTTTGTAATTGCGGGAGTGTGA
- a CDS encoding isochorismate synthase MenF, whose translation MTVSPCRRNSFVEYKDIYKFLLNVQENCLKNDCRQIVSISLEIDWVDPLAVLDKLAQENAINFYFENRGKGEAIAGIDAVTKLQINGQERFLKAEYFIKTNLKNIISFGSTNQAFAGPHFFCYFSFFSENTQIEYPFPSATVFLPRWQISVKNQCCTLVMNTVINSSVNIQILLQNLRNKIEFINSLEPYSSNVDYLPANLSKKFVANGQRYKSSVASALKKIETNELSKVVLADILDVKSNQHFNLFQSLNNLRKIHPNCYVFSTSNGKGQNFIGASPERLITIHNQQLITDALAGSAPRGKTPAEDAANANRLLNSEKERHEHLLVMDFITQRLTQLGLLPQVLPPRLRQLSNIQHLWTPINAIVPANVHPLKIVAQLHPTPAVAGAARDVACEEIRRYEPFERGLYAAPLGWIDSQGNCEFIVGIRSALIDGDRARLYAGAGIVAGSDPEREFAEVQLKLQALLKALI comes from the coding sequence ATGACAGTTTCACCATGTCGTCGTAACTCCTTTGTTGAATACAAAGATATATATAAATTTTTGTTAAATGTTCAAGAAAATTGCCTAAAAAATGATTGTAGGCAGATTGTGAGTATCTCCCTAGAAATTGACTGGGTTGATCCTCTAGCTGTATTAGATAAATTAGCGCAAGAAAATGCAATAAATTTTTACTTTGAGAACAGAGGTAAAGGGGAAGCGATCGCTGGCATTGATGCAGTCACAAAGTTACAAATAAATGGACAAGAACGCTTCCTTAAAGCCGAGTATTTTATTAAGACAAATTTAAAAAATATCATTAGTTTTGGCAGCACTAATCAAGCTTTTGCGGGGCCGCATTTTTTTTGTTACTTTAGTTTTTTTTCAGAAAACACTCAGATAGAATACCCCTTTCCTTCTGCTACTGTTTTTTTACCACGTTGGCAAATATCTGTAAAGAATCAGTGCTGTACATTAGTGATGAATACAGTCATTAACTCTAGTGTTAACATTCAGATATTATTACAAAATTTACGTAACAAAATAGAGTTTATCAATTCTTTAGAACCATATTCTTCAAATGTTGATTATTTACCTGCTAACCTGAGTAAAAAATTTGTTGCGAATGGACAACGATATAAAAGCTCAGTAGCATCAGCATTAAAGAAAATTGAGACTAATGAATTAAGTAAGGTAGTGTTGGCAGATATTTTAGATGTGAAATCTAATCAGCACTTTAACTTATTTCAATCATTAAATAATCTCCGAAAAATTCATCCTAACTGTTATGTATTCTCTACCAGCAATGGTAAAGGGCAAAACTTTATTGGTGCTAGTCCAGAAAGATTAATTACCATTCATAATCAACAGTTAATTACTGATGCTTTAGCTGGTTCCGCGCCGCGAGGAAAAACCCCGGCTGAAGATGCAGCTAATGCAAATCGCTTACTCAACAGCGAAAAGGAAAGGCACGAACATTTGTTAGTAATGGACTTCATTACTCAACGCCTCACCCAACTAGGGTTGTTACCCCAGGTATTACCACCGCGTCTGCGACAATTATCTAATATTCAGCATTTGTGGACACCAATTAACGCGATCGTACCCGCTAATGTCCACCCGTTAAAAATTGTCGCCCAACTGCACCCAACACCAGCCGTAGCAGGTGCAGCCAGGGATGTTGCCTGTGAAGAAATTCGCCGCTATGAGCCATTTGAGAGAGGCTTATATGCTGCGCCTCTGGGTTGGATAGATTCTCAAGGTAACTGTGAGTTTATTGTCGGGATTCGTTCAGCACTAATAGATGGCGATCGCGCTAGACTTTACGCAGGCGCAGGTATAGTCGCCGGTTCCGATCCTGAGCGAGAATTTGCGGAAGTGCAACTTAAACTTCAAGCCTTACTCAAAGCATTAATTTAA
- the glgA gene encoding glycogen synthase GlgA, which yields MYIVQIASECAPVIKAGGLGDVVYGLSRELEIRGNCVELILPKYDCMRYDHIWGLHEAYLNLWVPWFGAAIHCSVYCGWVHGRVCFFIEPHSEDNFFNRGCYYGCDDDDMRFAFFSKAALEFLHQSNKRPEIIHCHDWQTGLVPVMLYEIYKYHGMDTQRVCYTIHNFKHQGIGGAKTLWATGLNREDYYFQDDKLKDNFNPFAINYMKGGIVYANAVTTVSPNHALEAQYTDVGSGLGHTLYLHKDKFKGVLNGIDYDFWNPEVDRYIPHNYSQEDFEQKQYNKKALRERLSLQASDKPIIAYIGRLDAQKGVHLVHHAIYHALNKGAQFVLLGSATEAGINAHFHHEKGFLHTNRDVHLELGFNEELSHLIYAGADMIVVPSNYEPCGLTQMIGLKYGTVPIVRGVGGLVNTVFDRDYDENLPPEKRNGYVFYQSDKPALESAMNRAIDLWYKSPEDFQKLAIQGMNYDYSWNHPGAEYLEIYDWIKYKW from the coding sequence ATGTACATTGTACAGATTGCCTCGGAATGCGCCCCAGTAATCAAGGCAGGGGGTTTAGGGGATGTCGTTTACGGGCTAAGTAGGGAGTTAGAGATTCGGGGTAACTGCGTCGAGCTAATTTTACCCAAGTATGATTGTATGCGCTACGACCATATTTGGGGGCTACATGAGGCTTACTTAAACCTTTGGGTTCCCTGGTTTGGTGCAGCAATTCATTGTTCTGTGTACTGCGGCTGGGTTCATGGACGGGTGTGTTTCTTCATCGAACCCCATTCTGAAGACAATTTCTTTAATCGTGGCTGCTATTACGGTTGTGATGACGACGATATGCGCTTTGCCTTCTTTAGCAAAGCCGCTTTAGAATTTCTCCACCAAAGCAATAAGCGTCCTGAAATTATCCATTGTCATGACTGGCAAACAGGTTTAGTTCCTGTAATGCTGTATGAGATTTATAAATATCATGGCATGGATACGCAACGGGTTTGCTACACCATCCACAACTTTAAGCATCAGGGAATTGGTGGTGCTAAAACTCTCTGGGCGACAGGCTTAAATAGAGAGGATTATTACTTCCAAGACGATAAACTCAAGGATAACTTTAACCCCTTCGCTATCAACTACATGAAAGGGGGAATTGTTTACGCCAATGCGGTGACGACAGTTTCACCTAACCACGCCTTAGAAGCCCAGTATACAGATGTGGGCAGTGGTTTAGGTCATACGCTGTATCTGCACAAAGACAAATTTAAAGGGGTTCTCAACGGTATCGATTACGATTTCTGGAATCCAGAAGTTGATCGTTACATTCCCCACAACTACAGTCAAGAAGATTTTGAACAAAAACAATATAACAAAAAAGCTTTACGCGAGCGTTTATCACTTCAAGCTTCTGATAAACCAATCATTGCTTATATCGGACGTTTAGATGCTCAAAAAGGTGTTCACCTTGTCCATCATGCCATTTATCATGCTTTGAATAAAGGCGCACAATTCGTATTACTTGGTTCCGCCACAGAAGCCGGAATTAATGCTCATTTCCACCATGAAAAAGGATTTTTACATACCAACCGAGATGTGCATTTAGAACTGGGATTTAATGAAGAATTATCCCATCTAATTTATGCCGGGGCAGATATGATTGTTGTTCCCAGCAATTATGAACCCTGCGGTTTAACCCAAATGATTGGTTTGAAATACGGTACTGTTCCCATTGTGCGCGGTGTTGGTGGGCTGGTAAATACAGTATTTGATAGAGATTATGATGAGAATCTCCCGCCAGAAAAACGCAATGGTTACGTATTCTATCAATCTGATAAACCCGCTTTAGAATCTGCTATGAATCGGGCAATTGATTTATGGTACAAATCTCCTGAAGATTTCCAAAAATTGGCGATTCAAGGGATGAACTATGACTATTCATGGAATCATCCAGGTGCAGAATATCTAGAGATTTACGACTGGATTAAATACAAGTGGTAG
- a CDS encoding B12-binding domain-containing radical SAM protein, translating to MVLNLSYQQNKFIQLFGFVQSMVDTQKLFSLPLTLKQALTNHYYFIKIILIGEYIKHRTFNGANKALPVLASSLVNAGFNQVVQLDLERDDLSINDVLLEVQNADLIIFAGCLTTQWQEIDAHSKKIFATLMEYGRQNVPILVGGYATKSVEDIASITPWITAFCDGEGENSIVEIAHAVAKGNFHRNMKQLPGLCFTQINQGFYCANTDNNKLANFYRSTASRVTNFDEIDQNFGLRHIPKVHNMDIFKTKDGRQLKTAQMFTQRGCPWGCGFCNKSQENNHVVRLSETSFRRQLRQLKQRGYEAIYLDVDTFTAHPTAAKKEAEILQQEGFVWGSNTRIDKIDYEQMCYLVKHKCVYMFFGVEHTLPEVSLANHKFNGSIQSQIKQALDYPAKIKQVFQDMNKAGLPSSYFLILGLPKAKLNTDKTEIIGYEPTTLADDLSAIRFGLEECNPDFLNFNILRFMPGSFAADTPGNCSYTCVRPSGEKPITAGYFLERAVKHYGYSQSPTHGVYRLCESVGRYQPITTAINPQRVYDTICYAMQLINAKIDAGGKATKLFIDRDLLALGLVSQDEQGRYAIAPLEDFAKI from the coding sequence GTGGTTTTAAATTTATCTTATCAACAAAACAAATTTATTCAATTATTTGGCTTTGTGCAAAGTATGGTAGATACGCAAAAACTTTTTTCACTACCATTAACATTAAAACAAGCTTTGACAAACCATTATTATTTTATCAAAATAATTCTCATTGGAGAATATATTAAACATAGAACTTTTAACGGAGCAAATAAGGCTTTACCTGTATTAGCTTCTAGTTTAGTGAACGCCGGATTCAATCAAGTTGTGCAACTAGACTTAGAACGTGATGATTTGTCTATTAATGATGTTCTGCTGGAAGTTCAAAATGCTGATTTAATTATTTTCGCAGGTTGTCTAACCACCCAGTGGCAGGAAATTGATGCACATAGTAAGAAAATATTCGCCACATTGATGGAATATGGTAGACAAAATGTACCAATTTTAGTAGGTGGTTATGCTACCAAAAGCGTTGAAGATATAGCTAGTATTACCCCTTGGATAACAGCATTTTGCGACGGTGAGGGTGAAAATTCAATTGTAGAAATTGCCCATGCAGTTGCCAAAGGGAATTTTCATAGAAATATGAAACAATTGCCTGGATTATGTTTTACCCAAATAAACCAAGGATTTTACTGTGCTAATACTGATAATAACAAACTTGCTAATTTCTATCGCTCTACCGCATCTAGAGTTACTAATTTTGATGAAATAGACCAGAACTTTGGGTTAAGACATATTCCTAAAGTCCATAATATGGACATTTTTAAAACTAAAGATGGTAGACAATTAAAAACAGCACAGATGTTTACCCAAAGGGGTTGTCCTTGGGGTTGTGGTTTCTGTAATAAAAGCCAGGAAAATAATCACGTTGTCAGATTAAGTGAAACTTCATTCCGTCGGCAACTCCGACAATTAAAACAGCGTGGATATGAAGCAATATACCTTGATGTTGATACTTTTACAGCCCACCCAACAGCAGCTAAAAAAGAGGCGGAAATTCTTCAGCAAGAGGGTTTTGTTTGGGGTTCCAATACCAGAATAGACAAGATTGATTATGAACAGATGTGCTATCTAGTCAAGCATAAATGTGTGTATATGTTTTTTGGGGTTGAACATACCTTACCAGAAGTTTCATTAGCCAATCATAAATTTAATGGCTCTATTCAAAGTCAAATTAAACAAGCATTGGATTATCCAGCGAAAATTAAACAAGTATTTCAAGATATGAATAAAGCTGGATTACCCAGTAGTTATTTTTTAATTTTAGGGCTACCAAAAGCCAAGTTAAATACTGATAAAACTGAAATCATAGGCTACGAACCCACAACATTAGCAGATGATTTAAGTGCAATTCGCTTTGGTTTAGAAGAATGTAACCCTGATTTTCTCAACTTTAATATTCTACGATTTATGCCTGGGAGTTTTGCAGCCGATACACCAGGTAATTGCAGTTATACTTGTGTGCGTCCTTCAGGAGAAAAACCAATCACGGCTGGTTATTTTTTAGAACGTGCTGTCAAACACTATGGTTATTCCCAGTCGCCAACACATGGTGTATATCGGTTGTGTGAGTCTGTAGGTAGGTATCAGCCTATAACCACAGCGATAAATCCTCAACGGGTTTACGATACGATTTGCTACGCTATGCAGCTAATTAACGCCAAAATCGACGCAGGCGGTAAAGCCACTAAGTTATTTATTGATAGAGATTTACTAGCTTTAGGTTTGGTTAGTCAGGATGAACAGGGGAGATACGCGATCGCACCCTTAGAAGATTTTGCCAAAATTTAA